Within bacterium, the genomic segment CCGGTATACATTTCAAATTCAACTAATTTAAACTGAAGATATGCCAGGTAAGCTAAAACCATTCCAACAAATAATGACATAAGACCAACTATGGGTAAGGTATTTATCCCAATTTCAACTAATTGGTGTATGATATATTTAGGTCTAAATGGTGGTTTAAATATTTGGATGATAATTTGTGGCAAGAAAAGACTCATTCCACCAATTTCCTCAAGGAAATAGTAGATTCTTTTTTTCATTCTTCTACCTTTGCGAGGTTTTCAAATCGAGTATATTTTTTTATAAAGGCTAATTTTACCGTTCCAATAGGACCATTGCGTTGTTTCCCAATGATTACTTCTGCTATCCCTTCATTTTCAGGAGTAGGTTTGTAGTATTCTTCGCGATAGACAAATGCTACCACATCTGCATCTTGTTCAATTGCACCTGATTCGCGTAAATCAGATAATTGTGGTTTTCTATCACCTCGTTTTTCTACCTCTCGTGAAAGTTGAGATAAAGCTATTATCGGGATATTTAATTCTCTGGCTAAAGATTTCAGAGAGCGAGATATTTCGGATATTTCCTGTTGGCGATTATCAATCTGCATCCTGCCTTGAACAAGTTGTAAATAATCGACTAAAATTAAGCCGATGTTATATTTTGCTTTAAGTCTTCGTGCCTTAGCCCTTATTTCTAATATTGGGATAGCTGGGGTATCATCGATGTAAAGCGGTGCGTCGGCTAATATTCCTGCCGCGGTCGTAAGTTTGGGCCAATCAGCCTCTCCTAAATAACCTGTTTTTAGTTTCTGGGCATCTACTCTTGCCTCCGAACATAAAGTTCGTTGAACTAATTGTTCCTTGCTCATCTCTAAACTGAATATTCCAACTGGAATCTTTTCGCGAGTACTGGCATACTGAGCAATATTCAACGCCAGACTTGATTTCCCCATAGATGGTCTTCCAGCAATAATAATTAAATCTGAGGGATGAAATCCTGATGTAAGAATATCTAAATCCACAAAACCCGTTGGTATGCCTGTTACATAAGTTTTTTTTGCGTAGAGATTTTCAATCATCTCAAAACTATCATGTAACATTTCGCCAATATGAACAAAATCACGGCTTATTTTACGCTGGACGATGTTAAAGATCAATTGTTCGGCATTATCCAACATTTGTGAAACATCTTCGGTTTGTTGATATGCCATAGAGACAATCTCAGTTGCCGCGGCGATAAGTCCTCTTATTACGGCTTTTTCATTGACAATTCGAATATAATATTCGACATTAGCCGCTGTCGGAACACTATTTAAGATAGTAGTCAGGTATAGTGGGCCACCAACATTACCCAACTCACCTTTTCTCTTTAATTCATTAGTTAAAGTAACTAAATCTACCGGTTCATTTCTTTCAAATAAATCTAAAATAGCACTATATATTTTACGATGCGTAGTTTTATAAAAAGCATCTTCACTTAAGACCTCAACCGCTTTACAAATCGCATCTTTATCCATTAACATTGCACCGATAACGGATACTTCAGCTTCGATTGATTGTGGTTGAATCTTTTCTGCAATTGCTTCTGGCAAACTCATTTGTATCCCCTCCCTTTTTTTGGTAAATGGTAACTGGTGAATGGTAATTAGTTCCCAATTACCAATTACTTACTTTTAATTTCGTGAAACCTTATTATTCACCTCCTTTTTCTCGGACTACCCTAAGACTTATTTCTGTTTCGACTTCTTTATGGAGTTTGATTGGAATTGTATAGACGCCCAAAAGTTTTATTGGTTGAGGAATATCAACCATCTTTTTATCCATTACAAAACCTTTTTTAGCCACTGCTTCAACAATGTCTTCTTTAGTTACCGAGCCAAAAATTTTATTTCCCTCACCTGCTTTTCTCGTAATAGTTATGGTAGTGTTTTTAAGGTTTTGACTAAATTCTATGGCTGTTTGTTTTTCGCG encodes:
- the dnaB gene encoding replicative DNA helicase, whose amino-acid sequence is MSLPEAIAEKIQPQSIEAEVSVIGAMLMDKDAICKAVEVLSEDAFYKTTHRKIYSAILDLFERNEPVDLVTLTNELKRKGELGNVGGPLYLTTILNSVPTAANVEYYIRIVNEKAVIRGLIAAATEIVSMAYQQTEDVSQMLDNAEQLIFNIVQRKISRDFVHIGEMLHDSFEMIENLYAKKTYVTGIPTGFVDLDILTSGFHPSDLIIIAGRPSMGKSSLALNIAQYASTREKIPVGIFSLEMSKEQLVQRTLCSEARVDAQKLKTGYLGEADWPKLTTAAGILADAPLYIDDTPAIPILEIRAKARRLKAKYNIGLILVDYLQLVQGRMQIDNRQQEISEISRSLKSLARELNIPIIALSQLSREVEKRGDRKPQLSDLRESGAIEQDADVVAFVYREEYYKPTPENEGIAEVIIGKQRNGPIGTVKLAFIKKYTRFENLAKVEE
- the rplI gene encoding 50S ribosomal protein L9 codes for the protein MEVILKTDITGVGKKGEIKNVAEGYARNFLIPKGLGVPATKSNLERLNEEKKRIAVFAQREKQTAIEFSQNLKNTTITITRKAGEGNKIFGSVTKEDIVEAVAKKGFVMDKKMVDIPQPIKLLGVYTIPIKLHKEVETEISLRVVREKGGE